The following DNA comes from Sulfitobacter sp. D7.
AGGCCCCCACTCCCATCAGCGCGCCGTGGCAGAGTGAGACCATTCCGCCAAAGCCCGCGACAATATCGAGCGCCAGAACCAGCATGGCGAGGATCAGGATCTCGGTCAGGATCTCAAGACCAAAATACTCTGCCGCAAAGGCCTGAAAGAGTGCGCCGCCCGAGAGCATGAGCAAGACGAGGTAGCGAAGCGTATTGTGGCTGAACATCAGCTTATCCTTTCGCTGGGAAAAGGCCCACTGGCTTGATCACGAGGACCGCAGCCAAGAGCGCGTAGATGAGAACGGAGGCCAACTGCGGAGCAAGCACAGCGCCAAATGTCTGGACACAGCCATAGATCAGCGATCCGGCAATGGCGCCTTTGAGCGATCCAAGCCCACCGATCACAATTACGATCAGCGTGGGGATCAGGATTTGCAGACCCATATCAGGTGTCACGCTCAGCAAGGGGGCGGCCACCGCACCGGCCAGACCTGCAAGCGCACAGCCAACGCAGAAAACGATGAAGAACAGCCGCTCGACGTTGATCCCGAGACAGGCGGCCATCACATCATTGTCGACGCCCGCTCGGATCATTGCACCGATTTGCGTGCGCCGAAGGACAAACTCCAAAGTAGCGAGCACGGCCATACCAAGGGCGATGATGAACAAGCGATACGTCGGGTATTCTACTCCAAGAAACGCCGTGCGCCCTTGAAAGACATCCGGCACCGCGATGCCAAGCGCCAGATCGCCCCAAAAAATGCGGGTGAGATCGAGCAGCGCAAAGATCAATCCGAAGGTGACCAGAACCTGCGCCATCGGACCGGATTTCCGCATGCGCTTGATCAGGCCGGAATAGAGCAACATGCCAACACCGGCGACAGCGACCGGTGCCAGAAAGAAACCCAGCCAATAACCGCCAACCGCCGCGAAGGAGGCCGCGAAATAGGCGCCAAGCGCGTAGAGCGACCCATGCGCGAGGTTCACGAAATGCATCAACCCAAAGATCACGGTCAGGCCGATAGAAAGAAGAAACAATAGCATGGAAAGCTGCAGCGCGTTCAG
Coding sequences within:
- a CDS encoding branched-chain amino acid ABC transporter permease; translation: MSHDLGFWILQALNALQLSMLLFLLSIGLTVIFGLMHFVNLAHGSLYALGAYFAASFAAVGGYWLGFFLAPVAVAGVGMLLYSGLIKRMRKSGPMAQVLVTFGLIFALLDLTRIFWGDLALGIAVPDVFQGRTAFLGVEYPTYRLFIIALGMAVLATLEFVLRRTQIGAMIRAGVDNDVMAACLGINVERLFFIVFCVGCALAGLAGAVAAPLLSVTPDMGLQILIPTLIVIVIGGLGSLKGAIAGSLIYGCVQTFGAVLAPQLASVLIYALLAAVLVIKPVGLFPAKG